One window of the Ananas comosus cultivar F153 linkage group 21, ASM154086v1, whole genome shotgun sequence genome contains the following:
- the LOC109726413 gene encoding U6 snRNA-associated Sm-like protein LSm6 gives MSGGGGGGGGGGGAGAGAGGGAVKTPADFLKSIRGRPVVVKLNSGVDYRGILACLDGYMNIAMEQTEEYVNGQLKNKYGDAFIRGNNVLYISTSKRTLAEGIRERPIDPTITS, from the exons atgagcggcggcggcggcggcggaggaggtggcggcggtgccggcgccggcgccggaggaggGGCGGTGAAGACGCCGGCGGATTTCCTCAAGTCGATCCGGGGGCGCCCCGTCGTCGTCAAGCTCAACTCAGGGGTCGATTATAGAG GTATACTAGCTTGCCTCGACGGATATATGAACATCGCGATGGAGCAAACCGAGGAGTATGTGAACGGCCAGCTAAAGAACAAATATGGGGATGCTTTTATTAGAGGAAATAATG TTCTCTACATCAGCACCTCGAAACGAACTCTCGCCGAAGGCATTCGAGAGCGCCCGATCGATCCAACCATAacaagttga
- the LOC109726412 gene encoding uncharacterized protein LOC109726412, producing the protein MDCNRDEALRAKAVAERKFYSRDFKSARKFALKAQNLFPSLDGIAQMVATLDVYLASESKSNEESDWYSILSLNPFSDEETVKKQYRKLALQLHPDKNKSIGAEGAFKLISEAWSVLSDKSSKSLYDQKRSASQKRGEHNGYYTASDNRTSGARGRKSTSGGCQSAAAAAAARGPRLDTFWTSCNKCRMQYEYLRVYLNHNLLCPNCHQAFLAVEIGFPNTGANSSFSWSADQSQHNSSSTKHDYSFHKHEGNFDFCNATNSYAQTRKQEKAKAATLHSKNYVVNYGEGGIVSGQERTSSRVGRPPKRRKSIDGDAGRDEIEKRVSGAGKAVLPDTEKPNGVSGENVKTRVSSRQSNLKEFAQISFRNMLMEKAKAVIGKKLEEWNVAAAAKLSDKQRSKGKRDEKANDNEKVADEQTRLFGSRTNANQVSTLRSKQIAIDVPDPDFHDFDKDRTERAFEGDQVWATYDNEDGMPRLYAMVQKVISLKPFKIRMSFLNSKTNIELGPINWVASGFSKTCGDFRVGRYEITETINMFSHRVRWEKGRRGVVRIVPKKGDTWALYRNWSSDWNELTPDDVIYKYEMVEVLEDFDEENGVTVTPLVKVAGFKTVFHRHMDPKEIRRIPKEELFRFSHQVPSHLLTGDEGRNAPKGCHELDPAATPVDLLKVITEVEEEVVMANAET; encoded by the coding sequence ATGGATTGCAATAGAGACGAAGCGCTTCGGGCGAAAGCGGTCGCGGAAAGGAAGTTCTACTCGAGGGACTTTAAGAGTGCTAGGAAATTCGCTCTCAAGGCACAGAACCTCTTTCCCTCGCTCGATGGCATCGCCCAGATGGTCGCCACCCTAGACGTCTATCTTGCCTCGGAATCGAAGTCCAACGAGGAGAGCGATTGGTATTCAATCCTCTCGCTCAATCCATTTTCGGACGAAGAGACCGTGAAGAAACAATATAGGAAGCTAGCCCTGCAACTTCATCCGGATAAAAACAAGTCCATCGGCGCCGAAGGTGCTTTTAAGCTTATCTCCGAGGCGTGGAGCGTGTTGTCTGATAAGAGCAGCAAGTCGTTATACGATCAGAAGAGAAGCGCTTCTCAGAAACGCGGCGAGCATAATGGCTATTATACGGCTTCTGATAACAGAACATCCGGTGCAAGAGGTAGGAAGAGCACCAGTGGTGGTTGTCAGtctgccgccgctgccgcagcgGCTCGTGGGCCCCGGCTCGATACGTTCTGGACGTCGTGCAACAAATGCCGGATGCAGTATGAGTACCTACGAGTGTACCTAAATCACAACCTTTTGTGCCCTAATTGCCACCAGGCGTTCCTGGCTGTGGAGATTGGGTTTCCGAATACGGGAGCTAATTCTTCGTTCTCTTGGTCAGCCGATCAAAGCCAACACAACTCGAGCTCAACGAAGCACGACTATAGTTTTCACAAACACGAAGGGAATTTCGATTTCTGTAACGCTACGAACTCTTATGCTCAAACGAGGAAGCAGGAGAAGGCGAAGGCAGCAACTCTACATAGCAAGAACTATGTCGTAAATTATGGTGAAGGTGGCATTGTATCTGGGCAGGAGAGGACTTCTTCTAGAGTCGGGAGGCCTcctaaaagaagaaaaagtattGATGGTGATGCTGGTAGAGATGAGATAGAGAAGCGGGTTTCTGGCGCGGGAAAAGCCGTTTTGCCTGATACGGAGAAGCCTAACGGTGTTTCCGGTGAAAATGTGAAGACTAGAGTCAGCTCTCGGCAGAGCAACTTGAAGGAATTTGCCCAAATTAGTTTCCGTAATATGCTGATGGAGAAAGCTAAGGCTGTGATCGGTAAGAAGCTAGAAGAATGGAATGTTGCCGCGGCTGCTAAATTGTCAGATAAACAAAGATCGAAAGGAAAAAGAGATGAAAAGGCTAATGATAATGAAAAAGTAGCTGACGAACAAACCCGGTTGTTTGGTTCAAGAACTAACGCGAATCAAGTTTCGACTTTGAGAAGTAAGCAGATAGCGATCGACGTTCCTGATCCGGATTTCCACGATTTTGACAAAGATCGCACGGAAAGAGCTTTCGAAGGTGATCAAGTATGGGCCACGTACGATAATGAAGATGGCATGCCCCGATTATACGCCATGGTTCAAAAAGTCATTTCTTTGAAGCCCTTTAAGATCCGTATGAGCTTCCTTAATTCAAAAACCAATATCGAACTGGGCCCGATAAATTGGGTCGCCTCGGGATTTTCAAAAACATGTGGGGATTTCCGAGTTGGCAGATACGAAATAACGGAAACCATTAATATGTTCTCTCATCGAGTTAGATGGGAGAAAGGTCGGCGAGGAGTTGTTAGGATCGTCCCCAAAAAAGGCGATACGTGGGCCTTGTACCGAAACTGGTCCTCCGATTGGAACGAGCTTACTCCCGATGATGTGATTTATAAGTATGAAATGGTGGAAGTTCTTGAGGATTTTGATGAGGAAAACGGCGTAACGGTCACTCCATTAGTAAAAGTCGCGGGTTTTAAAACAGTTTTTCACAGGCATATGGACCCAAAAGAAATAAGAAGGATACCAAAAGAAGAATTGTTTCGATTTTCACATCAAGTTCCGTCTCATTTACTTACAGGAGACGAAGGCCGTAATGCTCCGAAAGGTTGCCACGAATTGGATCCAGCAGCTACCCCAGTTGACCTTCTTAAGGTAATTACAGAGGTCGAGGAAGAGGTCGTGATGGCAAATGCTGAGACCTAA
- the LOC109726223 gene encoding thylakoid lumenal 17.9 kDa protein, chloroplastic encodes MSLQRVPNCSPFPCSNTTTTIPYPKIQTLTASFFPLSLALTLALNSPLPSHAIPSPTFMSDSSLQNPTTPYSQSKNLLQLGLENGKIRPCPSINPGCVSTNPKSSSFASPLLIPEKSADNAIQKLRDAVLKTQRNVKINVDEETPTGHYLQAEVDGGFGRDVLEFLVKRDHVVAYRSMATKVTYVYPFTTALGDSKGQKERVRRIAEELGWFAPPDFETMAS; translated from the exons ATGTCTCTACAAAGAGTTCCCAATTGCTCCCCATTCCCCTGCTCtaatactactactactattccTTACCCCAAGATTCAAACCCTAACGGCTAgttttttccctctttctttagccctaaccctagcttTGAACTCTCCTTTACCTTCTCATGCAATCCCTTCTCCCACTTTTATGAGTGATTCCTCTCTACAAAATCCCACAACCCCATACTCCCAGTCCAAGAACCTGCTGCAACTGGGATTGGAAAATGG GAAAATCAGGCCTTGTCCATCAATTAATCCCGGGTGCGTTTCGACGAATCCGAAATCATCGTCGTTCGCTTCGCCGCTGTTGATTCCCGAAAAATCTGCAGATAATGCCATTCAg aaaCTGAGGGATGCTGTACTGAAGACACAGAGGAATGTGAAGATCAATGTTGATGAAGAAACCCCAACTG GCCATTACCTGCAGGCGGAAGTCGACGGGGGGTTCGGGCGCGACGTGCTCGAGTTCCTGGTGAAAAGGGATCATGTTGTGGCCTACAGGTCCATGGCCACAAAGGTCACATATGTTTACCCATTCACAACAGCTTTAGGTGACTCCAAAGGCCAAAAGGAGAGGGTCAGGAGGATTGCTGAAGAGCTGGGGTGGTTTGCTCCTCCAGATTTTGAAACAATGGCTTCATAA
- the LOC109726667 gene encoding PHD finger-like domain-containing protein 5B, with the protein MAKHHPDLIMCRKQPGIAIGRLCEKCDGKCVICDSYVRPCTLVRVCDECNYGSFQGRCVICGGVGISDAYYCKECTQQEKDRDGCPKIVNLGSAKTDLFYERKKYGFKKR; encoded by the coding sequence ATGGCTAAGCACCACCCCGACCTGATAATGTGCCGGAAGCAGCCGGGGATCGCGATCGGGCGGCTGTGCGAGAAGTGCGACGGCAAGTGCGTGATCTGCGACTCGTACGTCCGGCCGTGCACGCTCGTCCGCGTGTGCGACGAGTGCAACTACGGCTCGTTCCAGGGTCGGTGCGTCATCTGCGGCGGCGTCGGCATCTCCGACGCCTACTACTGCAAGGAGTGCACGCAGCAGGAGAAGGACCGCGACGGCTGCCCCAAGATCGTCAACCTCGGCAGCGCCAAGACCGACCTCTTCTACGAGCGGAAGAAGTACGGCTTCAAGAAGAGATGA
- the LOC109726666 gene encoding mediator of RNA polymerase II transcription subunit 30 — MAGRSRKEAAAEGQRHLEETIAAAFQILSSMNDELCNPALWSSSSSSSSAAAAAAHPPPTGAGGGGVDSSDSSSHISDGAAATASAASGGGSGGALDDARHRYKSAVAALRASIAAISASTQEVSTLEPKADQVEIERLEERASALRKEIEIKNRHLKLLIDQLRNLIADISMWQSPCSV; from the exons atGGCGGGGAGGAGCCggaaggaggcggcggcggaggggcagAGGCACCTGGAGGAGACGATCGCCGCGGCGTTCCAGATCCTCTCCTCCATGAACGACGAGCTCTGCAACCCCGCGCTCTGGtcatcatcctcctcctcctcctccgccgccgccgccgccgcccatcCTCCGCCcaccggcgccggcggcggaggcgtcGACTCGTCCGACTCCTCCTCTCACATCTCcgacggcgccgccgccaccgcctccgccgcctccggcggAGGAAGCGGCGGAGCTCTCGACGACGCCCGGCACCGGTACAAGTCGGCGGTCGCCGCGCTACGCGCTTCCATCGCCGCCATTTCCGCTTCTACTCAG GAGGTGAGCACATTGGAACCAAAAGCAGATCAAGTAGAAATCGAGAGGCTCGAAGAGCGTGCATCGGCCCTCCGAAAG GAGATCGAAATCAAGAACAGGCATTTGAAGCTCCTCATCGACCAACTACGCAACCTGATCGCCGACATATCGATGTGGCAGAGCCCCTGTTCCGTGTGA
- the LOC109726141 gene encoding uncharacterized protein LOC109726141 produces MESIISEEDRKKRRKKELIQEAFQQLMEGKKQKQKQKGFEAEEEEEDLLISRLLIKLDSVERDGDSIRSFENSHEQEVPEPESKPESASVRNVRNVRKSRTEEAALNEMAKDLRRVKRQNFITHCLLSVIVVGIAVWQFNEVSFLLAVKEKFSNPLRAVGDAIKGSIKWRKKKKKQKLQIEGGVPELARGDLPKLVLNDEG; encoded by the exons ATGGAGTCAATTATTAGTGAAGAGGataggaagaaaagaaggaaaaaggagCTTATACAAGAAGCTTTTCAGCAGCTCATGGAAGGgaaaaagcagaagcagaagcagaagggTTTTGaggcagaagaagaagaagaagaccttCTAATATCCAGATTACTAATCAAG TTGGATTCGGTCGAAAGAGACGGCGATTCGATCCGTTCATTTGAGAATTCACATGAGCAAGAAGTGCCCGAGCCCGAATCGAAGCCCGAATCAGCAAGTGTCAGAAATGTCAGAAATGTCAGAAAGAGCAGAACTGAAGAAGCAGCTCTAAATGAGATGGCCAAGGATCTGAGGAGAGTGAAGAGGCAGAACTTCATAACACACTGCCTTCTCTCCGTGATCGTCGTCGGGATCGCCGTCTGGCAGTTCAACGAGGTCTCGTTCCTCCTCGCGGTGAAGGAGAAGTTCAGCAACCCCCTGCGGGCTGTCGGGGACGCGATCAAGGGGTCGATAAAGTggcgaaagaagaagaagaagcagaagctgcAGATTGAAGGGGGAGTTCCTGAGCTCGCTCGCGGGGATCTGCCGAAATTGGTTCTGAACGACGAGGGCTAG
- the LOC109726607 gene encoding uncharacterized protein LOC109726607, with translation MSTDWGPVIVAVVLFILLSPGLLFQLPSRTRIIEFGNMYTSGISILVHAIIFFAILTILVVAIGVHVHAG, from the coding sequence ATGTCGACGGATTGGGGTCCCGTGATCGTCGCGGTGGTCCTCTTCATCCTCCTCTCGCCAGGGCTCTTGTTTCAGCTGCCGTCGAGGACGAGAATCATCGAGTTCGGGAACATGTACACGAGCGGCATCTCGATCCTCGTCCACGCCATCATCTTCTTCGCGATCCTCACCATCCTCGTCGTCGCGATTGGCGTTCACGTGCACGCGGGCTGA